The Cylindrospermopsis curvispora GIHE-G1 genome contains a region encoding:
- the tmk gene encoding dTMP kinase, which yields MIGKLIVFEGVEGSGKTTQMQMLAQWLQTLGISFLLTREPGGTHLGQNLRKLLLETSYHQPLDEMAELLLYTADRSQHVSSIIKPNLATGKYILCDRYTNSTVAYQGYGRGLNMNIIDQLNQIATGGLESDLTIWLDIDVEIGLSRKRGQAELDRMEQETIEFHHRVQKGYNEIAKNHPSKMIRVDGNGERELVQENIRKIIIDNLFVKSLVNTTA from the coding sequence ATGATAGGTAAATTAATTGTCTTTGAGGGAGTGGAAGGATCAGGTAAAACCACTCAAATGCAAATGTTGGCACAGTGGTTACAAACCCTAGGAATCTCTTTTTTGCTAACTCGCGAACCAGGGGGAACACACCTGGGACAAAATTTAAGAAAGTTGTTGCTGGAAACATCCTACCACCAACCACTGGACGAAATGGCAGAGCTGCTATTATATACAGCAGACCGCTCACAACATGTTAGCAGTATTATTAAACCAAATTTAGCAACTGGGAAATATATTCTGTGCGATCGCTATACAAATTCCACTGTTGCTTATCAGGGATATGGCAGGGGATTGAATATGAATATAATTGATCAACTTAATCAGATTGCTACTGGAGGTTTAGAAAGTGACCTAACCATTTGGTTAGATATAGATGTAGAGATAGGACTGAGTCGTAAACGTGGTCAAGCAGAACTAGATAGAATGGAGCAAGAAACAATAGAATTTCACCATCGTGTGCAAAAGGGATATAATGAAATAGCTAAAAACCATCCATCGAAGATGATTCGGGTGGATGGCAATGGAGAACGGGAATTAGTCCAGGAAAACATCAGGAAAATTATAATTGACAATTTGTTTGTAAAATCGTTGGTGAACACCACTGCTTAG
- a CDS encoding S8 family peptidase, translated as MRLDVTATSFSDSQLNMQDEKLVIPQLQTPLETSVISAGHSHLILEQESQESVTTNNYSTNNGYGLINAGNAVSMAVGQTPYPKAPQIGGNNWGADMINAPTAWQNGYTGQGIIVAVLDTGVDYNHQDLNDNIWFNPKEIAGNGIDDDGNGYIDDIRGWNFQSNNNNVLDDNGHGTHVSGTIAGENNGIGVTGIAYNSQIMPVKVLDEKGSGSYTSIIQGIRYATDNGARIINMSLGGGSGSDGLKSALEYAASKNVIVVMAAGNDGNSIPSYPARYAYNSGLAVGAVDINNKTTNFSNRSGSQEIKYVTAPGEDIYSTVPNNKYANYTGTSMATPHVAGAIALMLSANPNLTESQVREIIVSTAENSTKPPQPNQPLPPSPSPFPFPINLFPFDLGSQFPTDIGSQFPTDIGSQFPIGFLQTSGFQSYYQSIKLLRSKDTEISEESINELSEAGLNSLY; from the coding sequence ATGAGATTAGATGTTACGGCAACCAGTTTTAGTGACAGTCAACTTAATATGCAAGATGAAAAGTTGGTAATTCCACAATTACAAACTCCTTTAGAAACCTCTGTAATTTCAGCAGGCCATAGCCATCTCATATTAGAGCAAGAAAGTCAAGAAAGTGTTACCACAAACAACTATAGTACTAATAATGGATATGGATTAATAAATGCGGGGAACGCAGTGAGTATGGCAGTAGGTCAAACTCCCTATCCTAAAGCACCTCAAATAGGAGGAAACAATTGGGGTGCGGATATGATTAATGCTCCTACAGCTTGGCAAAATGGTTATACAGGTCAGGGAATTATTGTTGCTGTTTTAGACACTGGAGTAGACTATAATCACCAAGATTTAAATGATAATATTTGGTTCAATCCCAAAGAAATTGCAGGGAATGGTATAGATGATGATGGCAATGGTTATATTGACGATATTAGAGGGTGGAATTTTCAAAGTAATAACAATAATGTTCTCGACGATAATGGTCATGGAACTCATGTTTCTGGGACTATTGCAGGTGAAAATAATGGTATTGGTGTAACTGGTATTGCCTATAATTCTCAAATTATGCCCGTGAAAGTTTTAGATGAAAAAGGTTCGGGATCTTATACCAGTATCATCCAAGGTATCCGTTACGCTACTGATAATGGTGCTCGCATTATTAATATGAGTTTAGGAGGAGGTTCTGGTAGTGATGGTTTAAAATCAGCTCTTGAATATGCTGCTAGTAAGAATGTAATCGTAGTTATGGCTGCTGGGAATGACGGCAATTCTATACCATCTTATCCTGCTCGTTATGCGTATAATTCAGGACTTGCAGTGGGCGCAGTAGATATAAATAATAAAACCACTAATTTTTCCAACCGTTCTGGTTCCCAAGAAATTAAATATGTCACCGCTCCCGGTGAGGATATTTACTCCACAGTTCCTAACAATAAATATGCCAATTATACTGGTACTTCTATGGCTACTCCCCATGTTGCTGGAGCGATCGCATTAATGTTAAGTGCCAACCCCAATTTAACAGAAAGTCAAGTGCGAGAAATTATTGTTAGCACAGCGGAAAATAGCACCAAACCTCCACAACCCAATCAACCTCTTCCACCCTCACCTTCTCCTTTCCCCTTTCCTATAAATTTATTTCCCTTTGATCTTGGTTCCCAATTTCCCACAGATATTGGTTCCCAGTTTCCCACAGATATTGGTTCCCAATTTCCCATAGGATTTCTCCAAACATCCGGTTTCCAATCCTATTATCAGAGTATTAAGCTTCTCCGGTCTAAAGACACGGAGATTTCTGAAGAGTCCATAAACGAACTTTCTGAGGCTGGCTTAAACAGCCTCTACTGA
- a CDS encoding histidine phosphatase family protein: MNQVIWIARHANRLDFVNPDWFLTAEKRYDPPLSDDGIIQAQQLAKRLKGERIKHIFASPFLRTVQTANAVAEILDLDIKLETGLSEWLNPEWMTEEPEKLSTLELVKLFPRIDRSYTPRIAAKYPETHEQVRYRSGQTARCLAAEFWPHDILLVAHGASVLGAAMGFVGDLAKTEVKAKLCSLVKLVHRESQWFLELKGDTSHLEEIPGLQPEYSSLWQRPTS, from the coding sequence ATGAACCAAGTAATTTGGATTGCTAGACATGCTAACAGACTTGACTTTGTCAACCCTGACTGGTTTCTGACAGCAGAAAAGCGTTATGATCCCCCTTTATCAGATGATGGTATAATTCAGGCACAGCAACTGGCAAAACGGTTAAAAGGGGAAAGAATAAAGCATATTTTTGCCTCTCCTTTTTTGCGGACCGTACAAACGGCCAATGCAGTAGCGGAAATCTTGGATTTAGATATCAAATTGGAGACAGGACTCAGTGAGTGGTTAAATCCAGAGTGGATGACAGAAGAACCAGAAAAACTGTCAACTTTGGAACTGGTCAAATTATTTCCCAGAATAGATAGGAGTTATACACCTCGGATTGCTGCAAAATACCCTGAAACCCATGAACAGGTGAGATATCGTTCAGGACAGACTGCCAGGTGTTTGGCAGCGGAATTTTGGCCTCATGATATCTTGTTAGTCGCACATGGAGCTTCTGTGTTGGGTGCTGCTATGGGGTTTGTGGGAGATCTGGCCAAAACTGAAGTGAAGGCTAAATTATGCTCCTTGGTTAAATTAGTGCATCGGGAATCACAATGGTTCTTGGAACTCAAGGGAGATACTTCCCATTTGGAAGAAATACCCGGACTGCAACCAGAATACTCCAGCTTATGGCAACGACCAACGTCATAG
- a CDS encoding FG-GAP-like repeat-containing protein, which produces MTPLINQALSLVYTQLSYFSESSNYYQVLSTAFGNNYDRDIAEKLKLHWQQVNFTQIPQIEILDGGILGSAYGAYARETNKIYLSRNFVTNNTAEVIGRVILEEVGHFVDGQLNVEDSEGDEGAIFAELVVGNSLDDQALRKLRTESDFGIITLNGQQVDVELFNIPTLTGVGAGSVAWADYDKDGDQDFLLTGVSSQNVLITKLYKNTGNGFIEDTNVSLPGVSEGYVAWADYDKDGDQDFLLTGFSLGGSIAKLYENTGNGFKEDTNVSLPGVGFSSVAWADYDKDGDQDFLLTGFSLETSSKIAKLYENTGNGFEEDTNVSLPGVTGGSVAWADYDGDGDQDFLLTGSSSSGDIAKLYKNTGNGFEDTNVSLPGVGFSSVAWADYDGDEDQDFLLTGLSSSGDIAKLYKNTGNGFEDTNVSLPGVRFSSVAWADYDKDGAQDFLLTGSSSSGDIAKLYKNTGNGFEEDTNVSLPGVRFSSVAWADYDKDGAQDFLLTGLDASKPITLLVSRRINDVTLAVSPTTVTAVSPTTVTEDGNNNLVYTFTRTGVISNALTVNYTIGGTATNGTDYNNVGTSVTFAAGSSTATVTVDPTADTTVESDETVILTLASGTGYTIGTTSGVTGTITNDDTQVTLAVSPTSVAEDGNNNLVYTFTRTGVISNALTVNYTIGGTATNGTDYNNVGTSVTFAAGSSTATVTVDPTDDTTVESDETVILTLASGTGYTIGTTSGVTGTITNDDTQVTLAVSPTTVTEDGNNNLVYTFTRTGVISNALTVNYTIGGTATNGTDYNNGTDYNNVGTSVTFAAGSSTATVTVDPTDDTTAEADETVIFTLANGTGYTIETTSEVKGTIVDDDTAGTYYSSVLWFDYDNDFSKEEFLLTGYTLNIGSISQVHKYNNQQSYKAEPFGEKGLFAGSVALSSDRNYLLLTGATKFDTTKFGNRSASEPTSKLYKKTGSGFKEDTNVSLPGVYYSSVAWADYDQDGDQDFLLTGLSSSDVPTAKLYKNTGSGFEEDENISLPGVYYSSVAWSNDGKYLLLTGESVSGPISKVYENKFVGNTRRLVAVDISNFPNVKNGSVAWGDQYFLITGLSSNNSPISKVYKNTGNGFEEKTPKDLPGVRDSSVAWADYDKDGDQDFVLTGFGETGPISKLYKNTNGKFEDDAILSIPGVYYSSVNWNKNGDLVLTGLSSLGPITKVYKNIYGSNTKGFTETIPEPKPNSKPDVTLSLSQRTVKEGEDLTFTFTFTRRGDITQELKVTYRIGGTAGKDDYDIVSNQSSSITIPANQQIKEIQIKTKPDVLVEGLETLELSLETSNDYTVGTTNPVQGFIQDTNVSSNPPTLDPKAITGEKLKTYPEQLTQGADLSKLSYQFLDYNSPTVRAKLDSALNLTNSVFTNFLGLYEVDDPNTGAVNGFFPGDSDYAKAALSRRVGFSIKAGGSATNITTNGVFAKNPTPEGNPSTINDVRYLAPFLIANIGSRDVTDEIGKIIDRSNSSAEYQDKSVAYFSFGAANPGGMSQIKHFGNGIFGFEDLPLNVSDRDFNDTVFSFG; this is translated from the coding sequence ATGACTCCCCTAATTAATCAAGCTTTGAGTCTGGTCTACACTCAGCTTTCTTATTTTTCTGAGTCCAGCAACTATTACCAGGTACTGTCTACTGCTTTTGGCAATAACTATGACCGTGACATTGCGGAAAAGTTAAAGTTACATTGGCAACAGGTTAATTTTACGCAAATTCCTCAGATTGAGATTCTGGATGGTGGCATTCTTGGTAGTGCTTATGGGGCTTATGCACGAGAGACAAATAAGATTTACTTATCAAGGAATTTTGTTACTAATAATACTGCGGAAGTTATTGGTCGGGTGATTTTGGAGGAAGTTGGGCATTTTGTTGATGGTCAGCTTAATGTTGAGGATAGTGAGGGAGATGAGGGGGCGATTTTTGCTGAGTTGGTGGTAGGTAATAGTTTGGATGATCAGGCTTTACGGAAACTCAGGACTGAGAGCGATTTTGGTATCATTACTCTCAATGGTCAGCAGGTTGATGTTGAATTGTTCAACATTCCTACCCTTACTGGTGTTGGAGCAGGTTCTGTAGCCTGGGCGGATTACGACAAGGATGGAGATCAGGATTTCCTGTTAACTGGTGTATCATCACAAAATGTTCTAATAACCAAACTATATAAAAACACAGGTAATGGGTTTATAGAAGATACTAATGTTTCCCTTCCCGGTGTTAGCGAAGGTTATGTAGCCTGGGCGGATTACGACAAGGATGGAGATCAGGATTTCCTACTAACTGGTTTTTCATTAGGTGGTTCAATAGCCAAACTGTATGAAAACACGGGTAATGGGTTTAAAGAGGATACTAATGTTTCCCTTCCCGGTGTTGGATTTAGTTCAGTAGCCTGGGCGGATTACGACAAGGATGGAGATCAGGATTTTCTACTAACTGGTTTTTCATTAGAGACATCTTCGAAAATAGCCAAACTGTATGAAAACACGGGTAATGGGTTTGAAGAGGATACTAATGTTTCCCTTCCCGGTGTTACCGGAGGTTCTGTAGCTTGGGCGGATTACGACGGGGATGGGGATCAGGATTTCCTGTTAACTGGTTCTTCATCATCAGGTGATATTGCCAAACTATATAAAAACACAGGTAATGGGTTTGAAGATACTAACGTTTCCCTTCCCGGTGTTGGATTTAGTTCAGTAGCTTGGGCGGATTACGACGGGGATGAGGATCAGGATTTCCTGTTAACTGGTTTGTCATCATCAGGTGATATTGCCAAACTGTATAAAAACACAGGTAATGGGTTTGAAGATACTAACGTCTCTCTTCCCGGCGTTAGATTTAGTTCAGTAGCTTGGGCGGATTACGACAAGGATGGAGCTCAGGATTTCCTCTTAACTGGTTCTTCATCATCAGGTGATATTGCCAAACTATATAAAAACACAGGTAATGGGTTTGAAGAGGATACTAACGTCTCTCTTCCCGGCGTTAGATTTAGTTCAGTAGCATGGGCGGATTACGACAAGGATGGAGCTCAGGATTTCCTCTTAACTGGCCTGGATGCTTCAAAACCCATAACTCTATTGGTATCTCGGAGAATCAATGATGTGACCCTAGCTGTTTCTCCTACCACGGTCACAGCTGTTTCTCCTACCACGGTCACAGAAGATGGAAATAATAACCTAGTCTACACCTTCACCCGCACTGGAGTTATTAGTAATGCCCTAACCGTTAACTATACCATTGGAGGTACAGCAACTAATGGTACTGACTACAATAATGTTGGCACAAGCGTCACCTTTGCTGCTGGGTCGTCCACCGCTACAGTTACAGTTGACCCAACCGCTGACACCACGGTAGAAAGTGATGAAACAGTCATTTTAACCCTAGCTAGTGGTACTGGTTACACCATTGGAACCACAAGTGGAGTCACAGGAACCATTACTAATGATGATACTCAGGTCACCCTAGCTGTTTCTCCTACCAGTGTTGCGGAAGATGGCAATAATAACCTAGTCTACACCTTTACCCGCACTGGAGTTATTAGTAATGCCCTAACAGTTAATTACACTATTGGAGGCACAGCAACTAATGGTACTGACTACAATAATGTTGGCACAAGCGTCACCTTTGCTGCTGGGTCGTCCACCGCTACAGTTACAGTTGACCCAACTGATGACACCACGGTAGAAAGTGATGAAACAGTCATTTTAACCCTAGCTAGTGGTACTGGTTACACCATTGGAACCACAAGTGGAGTCACAGGAACCATTACTAATGATGATACTCAGGTCACCCTAGCTGTTTCTCCTACCACGGTCACAGAAGATGGCAATAATAACCTAGTCTATACCTTTACCCGCACTGGAGTTATTAGTAATGCCCTAACAGTTAATTACACTATTGGAGGCACAGCAACTAATGGTACTGACTACAATAATGGTACTGACTACAATAATGTTGGCACAAGCGTCACCTTTGCTGCTGGGTCGTCCACCGCTACAGTTACAGTTGACCCAACCGATGACACCACAGCAGAAGCAGATGAAACAGTCATCTTCACCCTAGCTAATGGTACTGGTTACACCATTGAAACCACAAGTGAAGTCAAAGGAACCATTGTCGATGATGATACCGCTGGAACCTATTATAGTTCGGTCTTATGGTTCGACTATGACAACGACTTTAGTAAAGAGGAATTTCTCCTAACGGGTTATACTCTGAATATAGGAAGCATTTCTCAAGTTCACAAATATAATAACCAACAATCTTATAAAGCTGAACCTTTTGGCGAAAAAGGTCTTTTCGCAGGATCGGTGGCATTATCATCAGATAGAAATTACCTACTTCTCACAGGTGCAACTAAATTTGACACAACTAAATTTGGCAACCGATCTGCATCAGAACCGACTTCTAAACTTTATAAAAAGACAGGTAGTGGGTTTAAGGAGGATACTAACGTTTCCCTTCCCGGTGTGTATTACAGTTCTGTAGCTTGGGCTGATTATGACCAAGACGGAGACCAAGATTTCCTACTAACTGGTTTGTCATCATCAGATGTTCCAACAGCCAAGCTTTATAAAAACACAGGTAGTGGTTTTGAAGAAGATGAAAATATTTCCCTTCCCGGTGTGTATTATAGTTCTGTAGCTTGGTCTAATGATGGAAAATATCTACTTTTGACTGGTGAGTCAGTATCGGGTCCAATTTCCAAAGTTTATGAAAACAAATTTGTGGGTAACACTAGACGACTGGTTGCAGTTGATATTAGTAATTTTCCAAATGTAAAAAATGGTTCAGTAGCCTGGGGAGACCAATATTTCCTAATAACCGGTTTGTCATCAAATAATAGTCCAATTTCCAAAGTTTATAAAAACACAGGTAATGGTTTTGAAGAGAAGACACCAAAAGACCTTCCCGGTGTTAGAGATAGTTCTGTAGCCTGGGCTGATTATGACAAGGATGGAGACCAAGATTTCGTGCTAACTGGTTTTGGGGAAACGGGTCCGATTTCTAAACTGTATAAAAACACAAATGGTAAGTTTGAAGATGATGCTATCCTTTCTATTCCTGGAGTTTACTACAGTTCCGTGAACTGGAATAAAAATGGGGACTTGGTGTTAACTGGTCTATCAAGTTTGGGTCCAATTACTAAAGTGTACAAAAACATATATGGTAGCAATACCAAAGGCTTTACTGAAACAATACCTGAACCAAAACCAAATAGTAAACCAGATGTTACATTGTCTCTCTCACAACGTACGGTAAAAGAAGGGGAAGACCTTACTTTTACTTTTACTTTTACCAGAAGAGGAGACATAACACAAGAGTTAAAAGTGACCTATAGAATAGGTGGAACAGCAGGAAAAGATGATTATGACATTGTCTCTAATCAGAGTAGTAGTATAACTATTCCAGCGAACCAACAAATAAAGGAAATTCAAATTAAGACAAAACCCGATGTCCTGGTTGAGGGTCTTGAAACTTTAGAATTGAGTTTGGAAACAAGCAATGACTATACTGTTGGCACAACCAACCCTGTTCAAGGATTTATTCAAGATACGAACGTTTCTAGTAATCCCCCCACTCTTGATCCCAAGGCAATTACAGGCGAAAAATTAAAAACATACCCAGAGCAGCTTACACAAGGAGCAGATTTATCTAAACTAAGCTACCAATTTTTGGACTACAACTCTCCTACTGTCAGAGCAAAACTAGACAGCGCCCTAAATCTCACAAATTCCGTCTTCACCAACTTCTTGGGACTCTATGAAGTAGATGATCCTAACACCGGAGCTGTGAATGGTTTTTTCCCTGGAGACTCTGATTATGCGAAAGCTGCTCTGAGCAGAAGAGTAGGTTTTAGTATTAAAGCGGGGGGGTCGGCCACCAATATTACTACCAATGGTGTTTTTGCTAAAAACCCAACTCCAGAGGGAAATCCATCAACAATTAATGATGTTAGATACCTTGCTCCTTTCTTAATTGCTAACATTGGCAGTAGAGATGTTACTGACGAAATTGGAAAAATTATAGATCGCAGTAATAGCTCTGCTGAATATCAAGACAAATCTGTTGCCTACTTTAGCTTTGGCGCAGCAAATCCAGGTGGTATGAGTCAAATTAAGCACTTTGGTAACGGTATCTTTGGCTTTGAAGATTTACCCCTAAATGTCAGTGATAGAGACTTCAACGACACCGTGTTCTCCTTTGGTTAA
- a CDS encoding COP23 domain-containing protein, which translates to MKLRSLCTALGISALTLTATAVPTFSQDVGNISGDVTFSCKVSAVDRNGSQAPATVAWIPQRKKYVYIINWKSEGFKQWTPQKRCEVVSGKFQKFQESGQLQYLATGVNNGSSVICAVQSQEELCNNNNQLFTLRSSSDSAQVLDRMGNILVGASSQPIVQSANNRKFLNMSSFLQQAPDMGLEK; encoded by the coding sequence ATGAAATTAAGATCACTCTGCACTGCTTTAGGAATCAGCGCCCTGACCCTAACTGCAACCGCAGTACCCACTTTTAGCCAGGATGTTGGTAATATTTCCGGTGACGTTACCTTCTCTTGCAAGGTATCCGCAGTGGATAGAAATGGTAGTCAAGCTCCCGCAACCGTGGCTTGGATTCCCCAACGGAAAAAGTATGTGTACATTATTAATTGGAAAAGTGAAGGTTTCAAACAATGGACCCCTCAGAAACGCTGCGAGGTGGTTTCTGGGAAGTTCCAGAAGTTTCAAGAGTCGGGTCAACTACAGTATTTGGCAACTGGTGTAAATAATGGTTCCTCTGTAATTTGCGCTGTGCAGTCACAAGAAGAACTTTGCAATAACAACAACCAATTGTTTACCTTGAGATCTAGTAGTGATTCTGCTCAAGTTCTAGACCGCATGGGTAATATCTTGGTTGGCGCAAGTTCTCAACCTATTGTGCAAAGTGCTAATAATCGCAAGTTCCTGAATATGTCTAGTTTCTTACAACAAGCACCTGATATGGGTCTTGAAAAGTAA